Below is a window of Chelmon rostratus isolate fCheRos1 chromosome 23, fCheRos1.pri, whole genome shotgun sequence DNA.
AATAAAGCCTATTATTTGAGAAATGGTACACATTTGGTATAAGCCACCTGGGAACTCGATCTGTGCCGtcagttttggtcattttagCATGTGTTGACTGCAGTGATTGGTCAACTCATTTAAAGAGGAAAGGAATTAGGAATGCAGGTGTTTAAGTGCATTTTTGGCTGAATAAATGGTAAGACATGATTAAGATGTATCTTGCATGGGTTGCACTACGGAGGTGTGTGACTGAAGCAAGTcaatttttggaaaaaaaaaaaaaagaaaaagaaaaatgacacttATTTTGCACTCAACTCATCCAAGTCTGTTAAAAACATGGCTtgtagagtttttttttttttttgtgtaaagttacattgtttatatattttgttttgtgagttcGGTATTTCTTGGAAAGATGTTTGTCAAAATGTCCCTTTAACCACTTGTAAACGTGACAGCATGTTTCAACGAGAGGTGAGCGTCACGGTTTTATTCTGTCCACCgaatatttttgctttaatgtgacattttagaaaaacagcagagttaCGTTTGACACTTCTGATGTAATTCTTCTTCCTTAGACAGATTTCAGTGTTAATTGAACTTAAAGTATATAAATACGACCTCTGTGTCATATTTGGATCTTGGTTAGAACAGTTGGGAACTTTTTAAAGATCGTCATTAATGTTTGcacttttaacattttgtcCAGGGTTCCTCGATTCTTCATCAACAAGTGCAACACATACCTTAGCAGGAGACTACTTGGCCTTTCATTAAGGTGTGATTATTTGATTTTATGAGAGGAAAACATCATTAACATATTACTTATGCTCTTAAGTTATGTAGatatttgttttgtccttttaactatttattttcATGCGTGTTCTTGTGCATAGTTTTGTAAATAATTACAGTGGTGGGTTTAAAGTATTCATTTccccacattttttttttttttctggtattTGATGTGCATGCAATGGGGACCCTCTGCTGGTGACGTGATGTGTTGCGCTCTGCTCGTGCCTGGTTAATCATTGAATAAAACCAAATACATTCCTTTCATAATCTGTTTTGATTTTCTATTTCATTTGGTGCAGCTAGTGGTGGAGTCACATATGCATATGATTTGCCTTCTCCAATAGCACACGCACCCCATCTGTGAGCATAATCTTAACAATGTAAAGACTTATTGTGGCAATAACATGACAATAACATCATTGCTGAATGAAGTAGGGTAAGCCAATATACAGAAGGGGAGCTGTGCATCATGTGTAAAGCCCAACAGCCCTGTTTTATCCACCCATATTTGTTTAGACACAGGAAGTCCCAATTTCTTATCAGTGAAACAGGCAAATAAGTATGAGCACTTCAGAGTGTGTGCAGTTTATCGCCCTCAGTGGTCACAGAATAAGTATGTGTACTTCCCTGTGTCGGAGAGGCAGATGAAGTTGTAATTCGCTGATTGCAACCCCTTGGTACATGTGAGAGTTTACCACTTTAGGCAAAAATGAGGCATTTGGCCAGAGAGACACACCTGCGAGATCAGCCTTCCATGTCAAATGTTTCTCACTTACAGACCTGTAACTCACTCCCTCTCAGCCTTCATGACATTATGGTGAATGACGCAGCTGCACCAATGAGCCTTGTAATGAGTGACAAGGGCAGAGTCCATGAGGCTCCCAGTGTTCTGGTCCTCTGGATTGGCTGTTCTCCTCGGGCTTGCTATTTAGATGGTTTCTCGTGTGGCTGCCTTGTATGTCCGCCTCACTAGTCGGTCAGTCTTATCACACTCTTTCACTGGACAGCGTGGATTAGCCGTCACCTACTCTGGACCCAGAGATGTTGAGGCTGTCACGTCTCACATAAGTGAACCCATCTCAAATTAATATAGGAAGACGTTGCTTAGCAATGATGTCGAAACCTTTTCCTCAACTTCCTCCTGAAGACAAACAGtatgaaacaaacagcatggGACACTTCCCCAGAGCTGCAAGCTGCAGTAATTGCTGAGCACCAGGTGCAGCAAATGAAGCAGCTTTTAATGAAAAGAAGAGGTCAACACAAGCAGTGTAACCCTGTGCtatttaaatgcatgtaaaacacagaaagggAGAAACTCTGAACAATCCTTGTAGACACAACAAGGCACCTGCACCAGAGTGATTGTGAGAGTGGATTGTTAATAATTGTTAATTGAGATACTATGGTTTGAAGGATAAGGAGATGATGACATTGTTCAAGGTGAAGACTGTGGTAACGGTCTGAGTGAGGACAAAACGGATCAGCTCGTAGGCTGCTGAGTGAAAGCCAAGACTGATTCACCTGCGTCATGCTATTTAATGAATTCACCATCAGGCATTGCAATGAAACATAGAAACTGATGCAAATTGGAGACAACAGATCAGAACAGTCTAATTTCCATTGCACTAAAACACGTTTGGAAAATGTCTTCTGTCTATCGGAAATCGAGCAACACCTGTCAAAAATCTTTCCACTGATTCGTCTTAAAACAAATGGAAGTTCACAAGTTAATttgagaaaattatttttattttttaggacCCACTTCTTAACTACCGACCTCTACAAAGAGCCTAAACCGAACTGTCTTGTTTCTCAGAAGAAGCAGTGGAGTAAATTAAGATGTATTGTCTGTTTGAGTCTGTATGTCAATTCATGAACGTACAGCCTAAACCAATGTTCTGACTGGTGGAAAGGAAATAGGAAGTCTTCAGTGCCAAATAGGTAATTCTAAAGCTAATTCTGGTTAAAATTAATGAAGCAAGACCaataaatacaaagacaagTGTTGTAGGATAACCAACAGGAGACCATTGATGTGCAAAGTCATTCTGGTGACACCACACTGTGTAAGAGTGAAGTGACTGAATATTTCTCCCAATAAAAATCCCCCCAAATTATGCCAAAGCAAAAGCCTTTTTATCAAGCTGAGTGTTGTAGCTCAGCCAGCAGGAGACCACTGATGCGTGAAGTGATTTTGGTGATCACAGCTCAGCTGCAGTTAATGGAGCAAAATGCATAGCAGATAAGAAAGCAGCTGTAACAAAAGTTTAAATGGCAAATATTGCCACGTTAAAAGCAGATAACTGGCTACAAAAATACTTGAGCAAAGCGTAAAAGTACAGTTTTAAACAGGAACATGACTCATTTGCATTATTTGTCACCAGTTACTTGAgtaaagctgctgcagtttatgCCACACCATTAAACTAAGCAATTCGTCCAAACTTGAGCACAAATATAAAAGGGGAATATTAGTATAATGGGAGGTTCTACCATGAACCTGTTGTGTTATGATGACTCAACTTTGTCTCACCACATCTGATCAAAGTGGTAAGTACTTCTTCTTTCTATATTTATAATAGAGAGTTCACTTTCTACTTTATTGCTTGTCTAATCTAGACAGTCTGATTAGACCAGGCACCAACAGCAGATCAAAACTGGACTTTTCTGACTTGTACTGCTGTTCATTTCAGATCAGTTATGGATGAAAAGGATGCCTGTCATTCTTGTTTGACAGCAATCAGGGTGCTGAGAGTTTCCCTCGTGGATGAACTCGAAGGGCGGATCACATCTGTGCTGGAAATCTTAGTAAGTCGGGAGGTGTTCACTCGTGATGACCGTGAGGAGGTGCTGTGTCAGCCGGGGCCCCGGGCAAGAGTAAGAAAGGTGCTGGATATCCTGGAGTGTAAAGGCGAGGAGGCAGCTAAGACTTTTCTCTCAGTTATTCATCAACGTCATCAACAAGCGCAGAGGCACTCCAAGGAAGGCGACGCAGATCAGCCTGAGTCCACAGGTATGCAATTCAAATGACGGAGAGAAAAGATTTAAGATGATATTTGGAGTGACGCTAATGCTGTGAGTTAAATAATGGAAACTGCGTTGTGCTGTTCCTATAAACAGTACATGAGGTTTCATGAAGCACTATCAAATGATCATGTTAGATTTGACAGTTGATGTTAAGGAGGAAGTGTACAGCCCTGTGTTGAATGATAAATAAAGGAAGATTGAACCTTGTAAGAGacaaattattaattaatcgtattttcttttgcagagTACGTCAAAGTCAGGCAAAAACACAAGGATGTCCTCAGGCGCCGGAGTGAGAGCATGCTCTTCTACAACACTCGACATGGGGAGAAAATCCTTTTTTCTGAACATTACGTCAATCTCTTGCTGGTCGACGGACACCAGGGGCTGGAGCTGAAAAGACACGAGGTTCTGGCGTTCGGACAAAACCGACTATCTTTGCAGCAGAAGTCAGGGGAGCACAGGAAAATTGCACCATCCAAACTCTTTGCAAGCATAAATGAAAACCGTCCAGTCAAGAAAGTTCTGGTGACGGGGGTGGCTGGTATCGGAAAAACCATCCTGGTGCAGAAGATGCTGTTCGACTTTGGGGGAAACAGGGCCAATCTTGCATTTGACTTCATCATCCACATGACATTTAGAGACCTGAATCTGATCGACAAACCTACAAACCTCCGGGAGATGGTGCTGCGTAAAAACAGGCACCTGGCTAAGGAACTGGACAACATTTTAGCCAATGACAACAAACTGCTGATCATCTTGGATGGCTTTGATGAGTTCAGACACTACAGGAGCTGTGATGTAGACATATTTGTGACTGAGCCAGATGAAGAtgcagaggtggtggaggtCTTTGGGAGTCTGATGCAAGGTGAACTGCTGCCCAACGCTTCTGTCATGCTCACAAGTCGACCCGTGGCTATCAACCACATCCCTGTGGGTTGCATCGACCGCTTTGTGCTCATTGCTGGCTTCTCCTTGGCTGAAGTTCAAGACTTCTTCTCGCGTTACTTCCAAGACTGTGCCCTTGCTGACCGAATGTTCGCCGTGGTATCAGAGAACGAACTAATGCTGACGCTCTGCTACATACCTGCTTTTTGCCACATTGTGTGCTGCATCCTCAAAGACAGCAAGGACCTCTGTGGGGAGAGCCCCAAGACCATGACAGACATTTATGTGCAGTATCTGGTGGCCTTGCTTCGTTCTCACACTCAAGCAAGAGCAGAAACATTTGTTCGAGAGCAAAGAGCAGGGCCCGTCCAGCAGCTGTCCGACATTGTGCTCAAGCTGGGTCGACTTGCCTTCCAAAAGCTGATGGAGCATCAAACACTTTTCTACAGCAGCGACCCCGATGTCGCCGCGTTAGAGGGATGCAGCCTTGTCAGCACCTTTCTAGACAAGACAGTGGCACAAGAGCCCGGGTGCATAGAGGAGGTTTACTCCTTTGCGCACCTGACTGTTCAGGagttctttgcagcagtttATTGTGCGGTGACAGATCACCCCTTATCTGATGCACTTCAACACACCACAAATCCTGCAGAGGGGTCCAACTATGGACATTTGGACCTTTTCAACCGTTTTCTGTCTGGAATCCTTTCTGAACGTAATGCTAATCTTCTGTCGAGGCAGGTGGGGCTGTGTTGCCATAAAGAAAAAGTGGAAACCTTTCGTCAGAGGATCATCAGTGAACTTACAATGCTCTGTGAAAATGGGGCCCATATCCTTAACCATTTACACTGCCTGTTTGAGCAACAGGACTCCTCTTTGGCCCTTGCTGTACAACCAAGGACACTACGAGTTAACGTTAGTGATGAAACACTCTCCCAAATGGATTACCATACCATCAAGTACTTCCTAAACCTTACAAAGGGCAAAATATCAGAGCTGGATCTGACAGGGACGGGAGTAAACTACGAGGCACTTCGAGATATTCAGCCCCTGCTGCTCAGATGTGAGAGTCTTTGGTGAGTCCCAGGTAAATTTCAGTTTGCATTGTTAATGACATGGAGTTTTCTTTATTCTATCTTTGGTTTGTAAGGTTACATTGTCTGACCTTGGAGTTTCCATGTGGGTAACCCATACTGCTCTGCATGCAGTGTCAACTGTGAAGTGACAGCACCATCAGGTGCAGGTATGTGTAACAGGGCTTATCCACTAACtccactgtttcatttttcaggctTGGGGAAAACAGTCTCAGTATGGACAAAGTTCAGGTCATTGCTGATGTACTGCAAGTGTCAGAATGTATAGTCCATCTAGGGTAAGATGTCTATTGATTTTACGAGATtgtgataataataacagtaataaaaatgtgtatttttgtatttaaaaaaaagattgcaaGCACTAAGCAGATGTAAAGAGTGCAATCTTGAGAGAATAAAATCTTACGAAGAATGACCCAGACTATGTTTCAAACTTTCTGTTGCCCATTTCAGACTTGGATGGTCAAACATTGGTGATAATGAGCTAAAGGCTCTTTCTAGTGCCATACGGATGAAAAGAAAGCTTCAAGAATTGTGGTAAGAAGCTCGTGAGAGGAGTATTGCAATATGCCACATTATTTTGGGGAAATGAAAGTCTTTCCAGGCAGATGATCTGTCTGAATCATGGGTCACTTTAAAAGTTGGCACGGATAATATGATGTTGAATATCCTGTTCTGTTAGTTTTGCATCATTGCAATCACCACTTCAGTAAAATTACTATTTGGTCAACTGCACTGCAATTCAGTATAATGGCTACAAATTTAAGACACTTTTACCTTAGTGCTAACTAGACGGTTAAAtacttaaaatattaaagaacttaaatgaatggaagtctTATCTATAATCATGTTTGTATTGAGTCCGTTGGAAAAGTGCAGCATCCTTAGCCTAATATGAGACAAACTGTTGATAAAGATTGGAAATATCCTGATGGATAGGCACAAAGTGGGGCACTAAAACCTGAGTAAACAAaaatttttaaaacactgttcaggacattttacagtgcTGTTACTTGTGTGCTTTCACAGGTTGGAGGGAAACCATGTTACCGACAGAGGTCTGCTGTCACTCAGCGATTTGACCCCAGATCCTCTGAAAAAAGTTGTGTGAGTGAATAacttttttcaacaaataatcCTAATCCATATTTCAACAATTTAACTTTTCTGAAGCTTCTGTTGATCCTCTTTACATGCAGAGCCATATGGAATGACCTGACCGACACAGAGTCCTTGTGTGCTAAAGAAAGTGTAACTGTGAACTTCACAGATGACGATTCATGGGATGCATGGGGGGCATGGGTCTTCACAAGGTGTGAGGTCAGCAGCAATGAGAAGTTAGTGACTGTACTCCACAAAGTGTGCAACATATCTGTCCACTGCTTCGAAGTCCAGTGGGCGAAGACCTTCTACAAAAAACTATCACAGCTCATCAAGCGCAGGATTGAGAGCTGCACCGAGGACGATACGTGCAAGAAGCTCAAAAAGTTTGAGAGCATTTTGAACCTCTGACAAACGGATATCTACACCATCTTCAAGTTATACGCTTCATGTGAAACAAATTGATTGTGGAGGACGAAAgggaaaaaacactgtattgTTAGAGCCTGGTTAATGCAGAAGTAGTCTTCCTCATGCttaatgcacaaaaacaattacttcctcaaaaacaaacagaacatgtTTTACTGTCAAGTTAATCTTAATTAAAGCCACCCTACAGTTTACTGAGCGATTACTAAAATGTCCACAACCAGTATCATGATcattcagtattttaaaaaaggaactCATGGCCCGTACGGGGATCGAACCCGCGACCTTGGCGTTATTAGCACCACGCTCTAACCAACTGAGCTAACCGGCCACGTGACATCACGATAATACAATATCTACTGATATCAAGGTTACGCGTCACAATATTTTCTTTGCGTACTGTTAAGAGACGTCTTTTATGATAACCTACAATTAGGTTCCTCTCTTCCACCCCAACACAtatcatgaaaaataataagagaaAGGATTaggttgaaaaaagaaaacacacctcAGAATATGTTGGCTAACCTGAACGTTACTGGAAAGGGCTAATTAAACAAGAGGGTGGTTGCCTTACACTcggatgttgtgtttttcctcttccaaATAATAGCACGATATATGTCAAACACAAGTGAAACTATTTAATTAcgcaaaatgaaaaatgtatttacattttacacaatttcCAATTACCTATTTggaatgttttaaaataaaaattgagGTTCCTTTTTGATATTTATGATATtgaactgttttattattattttaattttgaatgTCAATGCATCGACTCTTCGCATTCATCTACTCTGAAGAGCATTGAATGCTGTTGTTGAATATGTAACGTACTATAACAGATGTATTGTAACTTGTGCACAGTTTCCAGTAAAATGTTGAACCTTTCATGCATGCAGCCACAGACTGTACGAAAAAGCACATAGAGCAAGTTATGGCTTTTATTTCGACAGAGTGACCGGAAGTTGTTTAAACTGCTTTCTCTGATTCTGTTATGACGATTTTAATCTGCGACATCTCGCGCAGAAGCCGTTCGTAAGAAGTTAGCCAGCtatctgttttctgttatttttatggATGCAGTTTGTTAAACCAGTCTGTCCTCTCGTCTCACATTTGGTGAGTTTTGTAAATGATTATATCAGTTGAATATGCATTGATGTGTCGACGGATTTGGGCAtgcctgcagcatttttaaaatgtcactaACATAACCCGCGAATTGACACACTAACTTCACCAACAGTTTGCTAACGGTGTTGCTAGCTAAGACGTAGTTGGCTAGCTTAGCATGCACTGATATTTAATTGAGTCGCTGTACGTGAAGCTAACGCTGTTTTGCTAGCTAGCGTTAGTCTTATTTCTTTGTTGAGGGTATTCATGGGCGTGTTCACCATTTACTTGTGGATTCTGCTTATCTTACTCTGCGTTTCTTTCATAGAGCTTATAACAACTGTGAATTTAATTTTGTGTAAATTATAGTCCAGTAACGCCACTACACACGGTGTGCCCATCAACATGGTCTTTATATAAAAGTTCATGTGAATGGACACAGTGAAGACGCTTAtttgctgtgctgttttataagcgtgcatgtgtgtgttgcagtccCACCCACAGGATGATCGACACGGAGAGGGCAGCTAGTGATGCTGGTAAGGCAGAACCCAGCAGTAACAGcaaggagatggagaaaaagaagaggtcccgtgtcaaacagctgctgggCGATGTGAAGAAGCAAGTGGAGTTCTGGTTCGGGGATGTAAACCTCCACAAGGACCGCTTTCTGAGAAAACTCATCGATGAGTCAGACGATGGATGTAAGGGGCTGACAATGCTGACAATACACCACTACATCCACGTAAATTTTGACACGTCAGCAGTGGATTTTGTCGTAAACATTGTACTGAATGTGGTCTTCGTCGTAGATGTTGATATATCTGTTTTGGCGGACTTCAATCGAATGAAAAGGCTGACAACTGATACCAAGCTGATTGCTAGAGCGCTGAAAAATTCGTCCGTAGTAGAGGTACTGTGACGTTTATCTTTTTGTAAAAACTTGCTTACATCAGAACAGTCATTCTCTAACAGTGTTGAAAATCCAAAGCGGTTGCACGTGGCTCCAAACGAATGTCAAATGAATGCAATGACCACAAATGTCTTCTAATTTTGTTTCAGGTTAACTTAGAGGGAAATAAAGTACGTCGTCAGCTTCCAATTGGAGACATCCCAAATAATGTCGACAGCCGCACAGTCTATGTGGTAAAAAGAGTTTTATGtccttttttagttttgttttcacagaaatGTCTGGACTACATTTGCAGAAAGCAatgatttgattgattgttggGTATTGTGACATATATATTCCTGCCAGAATGAAGAATTGTTGGACcacaaaaataatgcatttctttcttttttttaataaggaaCTTTTGCCCAAGGATGTGACGCACAGCTGGATAGAGAGAGTCTTCACAAAATGCGGGAATGTGGTTTACGTTAGCATCCCCAGATACAAGTCCTCTGGCGACTCCAAGGGTTTTGCCTTTGTAGAGtttgagaaagaggaagaagcacaCAAAGCTATAGAGGTGATGACTCATGAACATTTCTTTGCTGCCTGAAAACCTAATTTGGTCagtcctttttatttttgtcagggAGGAAACTCATGGAAAATTGTGATCTTTGAAACAGATGTTGGACAACCCCCCTGAAGATGCTCCCAGGAAGCCAGGGATTTTCCCCAAGACAAAAAGCAGGAAGCCCATTCCTCTGCCAGGCGACAATCCACCGTTGGGTACAATGAATTCAGATGCATTTCTTTCACATCTCTGCTTCTCTCCACCACCTGCAGACATAAAATCCCTGACTCACGAGAAATCTCTTGTCAAGATATAAAGAAAAAGTACGATTTGTTGTGTTGAGCCCCATGTCTTGATGTTCATGTACCacaggtgaagaagaggagaagaaaaagcgaaagaagaagaaaaagaaggaaggtGCCACAGCTCAGGCTCCTGCCGAAGAAGCCGCGGAGCAGGCAATGGAAGCAGAGCCGtcagagcagaagaggaagcGCTTGGCAGCGGTGGAGTTTGAACCAGAGGTGGCTGCCACTCAGAAAACACCGGGAAAAGTGTCGGAGAAAAAAAGGCGACGGTCACAGACGGGAGAGGGATCCGAAAGCGAAGTGCCATCGAAGCTAAGAAAGACGAGTGAAACTGAAGGtgtacagaaagaaaaagatgtaaCAAAGACCAGTAAGTGATCACAGTATCTTATGGTTCATAAGCTTTAAGtgagaaaaatgggaaaaaagtaATGAGCCTAGTATCttatcattttctctctgtgctttttattttcacaagcTAAAACCACATGATGCCATGAAACTACTAGTTATTTGTTGTGTGAGCTGTGTTATTCCCCTTTTTAGAGCCCCTGATTCAAAGCGAAATAGAGAGAGGTGttgaggaaggaaaagaaaacaaagatgattCAATGGtaaaagcaaagaggaagagaaaaaagaaacacaaggagaAGCTGAAAATCGGGGAGGAAGTCATCCCCCTTCGAGTTCTGTCAAAGTAAGATGCATCCCTTTTGCATCATGCATCAccaagaatgaatgaatggcgGGAAACCCCTTCAGAACCAAAATAACGTCAACACTACGATGcccatctttcttcctcttttgtccACGTTAAGGAAAGAGTGGCTTGAGCTGAAGGATGAGTATCTGACCTTGCAGAAGCGCAGCATGACATCCCTGAAGAAGTGCATCAATAAGATTGATCACAAGGAGCGCAAGAGACTAATGGAGACGGAAAGTGATCATCAAGATGGAAACAGTGAGTTTTGCTTCCACGAATCCCAGTAAAAAACACTAGTGGTCCTCAGAAGATTTGCATATGCAGTAGATCACTGCCATAAGGAGTGATTTACCTTTTACTGTCAGTCACATCACAACAAACCCATTTTTTAATTCCCCTGTGTTGAAAACAACAAGATAGGATATTAACCTAAGTGTGGATGCTGACATTTTCAAGCTTCCAAGTACAATTTTAGCAAAATTTCAGTTTCTTGttgggaataaaataaaatcacacatctgctgtgtttctgttgcagaAACTGTTGCATTTTCCACGCAGTGACATCAGTGAAGATGACATTAAGACTCAGCAGCATTTTTATCAATCAAGTTTATTTGTCACGTGTAATCATATCTGGTACAACCACAGTGAAATGTAATCCTGTCAGCTGTAATAGAATGGTAGGTCGTGACCTCACTTAGGATCCGAGTGGGCTTAGGCGAACCTCAGGACGCTTTTGATGGTGCAGGAGTAGAAATTCCTCGGTATT
It encodes the following:
- the LOC121626944 gene encoding NLR family CARD domain-containing protein 3-like translates to MDEKDACHSCLTAIRVLRVSLVDELEGRITSVLEILVSREVFTRDDREEVLCQPGPRARVRKVLDILECKGEEAAKTFLSVIHQRHQQAQRHSKEGDADQPESTEYVKVRQKHKDVLRRRSESMLFYNTRHGEKILFSEHYVNLLLVDGHQGLELKRHEVLAFGQNRLSLQQKSGEHRKIAPSKLFASINENRPVKKVLVTGVAGIGKTILVQKMLFDFGGNRANLAFDFIIHMTFRDLNLIDKPTNLREMVLRKNRHLAKELDNILANDNKLLIILDGFDEFRHYRSCDVDIFVTEPDEDAEVVEVFGSLMQGELLPNASVMLTSRPVAINHIPVGCIDRFVLIAGFSLAEVQDFFSRYFQDCALADRMFAVVSENELMLTLCYIPAFCHIVCCILKDSKDLCGESPKTMTDIYVQYLVALLRSHTQARAETFVREQRAGPVQQLSDIVLKLGRLAFQKLMEHQTLFYSSDPDVAALEGCSLVSTFLDKTVAQEPGCIEEVYSFAHLTVQEFFAAVYCAVTDHPLSDALQHTTNPAEGSNYGHLDLFNRFLSGILSERNANLLSRQVGLCCHKEKVETFRQRIISELTMLCENGAHILNHLHCLFEQQDSSLALAVQPRTLRVNVSDETLSQMDYHTIKYFLNLTKGKISELDLTGTGVNYEALRDIQPLLLRCESLWLGENSLSMDKVQVIADVLQVSECIVHLGLGWSNIGDNELKALSSAIRMKRKLQELWLEGNHVTDRGLLSLSDLTPDPLKKVVAIWNDLTDTESLCAKESVTVNFTDDDSWDAWGAWVFTRCEVSSNEKLVTVLHKVCNISVHCFEVQWAKTFYKKLSQLIKRRIESCTEDDTCKKLKKFESILNL
- the larp7 gene encoding la-related protein 7, which gives rise to MIDTERAASDAGKAEPSSNSKEMEKKKRSRVKQLLGDVKKQVEFWFGDVNLHKDRFLRKLIDESDDGYVDISVLADFNRMKRLTTDTKLIARALKNSSVVEVNLEGNKVRRQLPIGDIPNNVDSRTVYVELLPKDVTHSWIERVFTKCGNVVYVSIPRYKSSGDSKGFAFVEFEKEEEAHKAIEMLDNPPEDAPRKPGIFPKTKSRKPIPLPGDNPPLGEEEEKKKRKKKKKKEGATAQAPAEEAAEQAMEAEPSEQKRKRLAAVEFEPEVAATQKTPGKVSEKKRRRSQTGEGSESEVPSKLRKTSETEGVQKEKDVTKTKPLIQSEIERGVEEGKENKDDSMVKAKRKRKKKHKEKLKIGEEVIPLRVLSKKEWLELKDEYLTLQKRSMTSLKKCINKIDHKERKRLMETESDHQDGNTEKRDKSEKATTQGPQFTSGVIMKITDNKPLPARKFIKDALCKISPVAYVDILEGDAEGHIRFHTPEEAKAVSDARAELQKEQSWKLEILSGDHEQRYWQKILVDRQVKLNRPREKKRGTEKLISKAEKIIIARAREANKHIRFQED